One genomic region from Pseudomonadota bacterium encodes:
- a CDS encoding YggU family protein, with translation MIEYLRQEKDGSISIRIYVQPRASQNQISGLHGDAVKICITAPPVDGKANTAVISTLAKLFKIPKSAVTLKSGSQNRNKLFVLSGITLDDAYGILEKEIQ, from the coding sequence ATGATCGAATACTTGCGGCAGGAGAAGGATGGTTCCATCTCAATCCGCATCTATGTCCAGCCCAGGGCTTCTCAAAACCAAATTTCCGGACTTCATGGCGATGCAGTTAAAATCTGCATTACCGCCCCGCCGGTGGACGGCAAAGCAAACACCGCTGTAATTTCCACCCTGGCAAAACTCTTCAAAATCCCCAAATCCGCAGTCACCTTAAAAAGCGGCAGCCAAAACAGAAACAAACTCTTTGTCCTCTCTGGCATTACACTGGACGATGCATATGGAATTCTTGAAAAAGAAATTCAATAA
- a CDS encoding YfcE family phosphodiesterase, whose protein sequence is MKTVKVGILSDTHLDRPTELFRKLAEECFADTSAILHAGDLTEMSILEVFKGKELHAVHGNMCSFSTLDSLPKKKIVTIQGVRIGLTHGAGFYHDLEEHLMDEFPEADCIVYGHTHRAVCHRIGSQLIINPGSFRATGRWGAAGTYAILQIGEKLSAHIYEVPKL, encoded by the coding sequence ATGAAAACCGTCAAGGTCGGCATCCTGTCCGATACGCATCTTGATCGCCCAACCGAACTGTTCCGGAAACTTGCAGAAGAATGCTTTGCTGACACTTCCGCCATACTGCACGCCGGCGACCTCACGGAAATGAGTATTCTTGAGGTATTCAAGGGAAAAGAGCTTCATGCGGTTCATGGAAACATGTGTTCCTTTTCAACCCTTGACTCCCTGCCGAAGAAAAAAATCGTTACAATCCAGGGAGTCAGGATAGGCCTTACCCACGGGGCCGGCTTTTATCATGACCTGGAAGAGCATCTCATGGACGAATTTCCCGAAGCTGATTGTATAGTCTATGGCCATACGCATCGTGCCGTCTGCCACAGAATCGGCTCTCAACTGATTATCAATCCCGGCAGTTTTCGCGCCACCGGCCGCTGGGGGGCCGCAGGCACCTATGCAATTCTTCAAATCGGCGAAAAGCTTTCAGCGCATATTTATGAGGTGCCGAAATTATGA
- the holB gene encoding DNA polymerase III subunit delta', producing MKQRTHLQFSSLIGQQKAKDLLIKSFMRGRMSHAFLFRGPAGVGKKTAAAIFATLINCANHQAGESCGTCSSCVKFTAASHPDFHVIAPDGAAIKIKQVRDLKHMLTFPPFEADYRVVVLEDVHTMRREAANSLLKILEEPPENTLLILTADDSATVLPTIISRCQTIPFYPLSYDAVAGLLISEDIDPPTARTLAVASAGRIGQARLLNDKNLLPLRQEIISSLLALSPDQPEAVVKVFDLSEKSAKLKDNLEDLLNLLTLWLRDLILDKTSERTAQKAFPDHENELSTARLRWNVSELFDRIELIEKAKKQLLRNCNRAMVCEVLFFALL from the coding sequence ATGAAGCAGCGCACCCATCTTCAATTCAGCTCTCTTATTGGCCAGCAAAAAGCGAAAGACCTGCTTATTAAGTCTTTCATGCGCGGCAGGATGAGTCATGCCTTCCTGTTTCGGGGACCGGCGGGTGTCGGCAAAAAAACCGCTGCAGCTATTTTTGCAACCCTCATCAACTGTGCAAACCACCAGGCCGGAGAATCCTGCGGTACCTGCTCCTCATGTGTCAAGTTCACTGCGGCAAGCCATCCTGATTTTCATGTTATCGCCCCGGATGGCGCTGCAATAAAGATCAAACAGGTCCGCGACCTCAAACACATGTTGACTTTCCCGCCCTTTGAAGCCGATTACCGGGTGGTTGTTCTGGAAGATGTCCATACCATGCGCAGGGAAGCTGCAAACAGTCTGCTCAAGATACTGGAAGAACCACCTGAAAATACCTTGCTGATTCTCACTGCAGACGATTCAGCTACCGTTCTGCCCACCATTATCTCGCGGTGTCAGACCATACCTTTTTATCCGCTTTCCTATGATGCTGTTGCCGGATTGCTGATAAGTGAAGATATCGATCCACCCACCGCCCGGACTCTGGCGGTTGCATCGGCCGGGCGCATCGGCCAGGCACGGCTGCTCAATGATAAAAACCTTCTGCCCCTGAGACAGGAAATCATTTCTTCACTCCTGGCATTGTCCCCTGATCAGCCCGAAGCGGTGGTAAAGGTCTTCGATCTGTCGGAAAAATCGGCAAAACTCAAAGACAACCTTGAAGACCTGTTGAATCTTTTGACTTTATGGCTCCGGGATCTCATTCTTGATAAAACGTCGGAAAGAACTGCCCAAAAAGCTTTCCCGGACCACGAAAATGAGCTGTCAACAGCTCGGTTGCGCTGGAATGTCTCTGAGCTTTTTGACAGAATTGAGCTCATTGAAAAGGCAAAAAAACAACTTCTCAGAAACTGTAATCGCGCAATGGTATGCGAGGTGCTTTTCTTTGCGCTTCTTTAA
- a CDS encoding MinD/ParA family protein, which translates to MKEKSPTNNTRIICISSGKGGVGKTTFAVNLAIALAKKNKNVLLIDGDLGLANVDIVLGLNIQHTLQETIEQGRDPSALLVKTAHGFHVLPASSGVPEMASLSPQEQTFLIDTLKELAASFDYVLLDAAAGIGESVLWFNQWAQGNIIILSPDPTSMTDAYALMKILASRHNKNRFLLVINSVKSQKEGNEVFSGMSRVLNNFLKINPVLLGSIPLDSHAVKAIRARNPLLISAPESRAAKSITAIADRILAV; encoded by the coding sequence ATGAAAGAAAAATCTCCGACAAATAATACTCGGATCATCTGTATCAGCAGCGGCAAAGGCGGTGTTGGGAAAACCACTTTTGCAGTTAATCTGGCTATTGCCCTTGCCAAAAAAAACAAAAACGTCCTGCTCATTGACGGCGATCTCGGTCTTGCCAATGTCGATATTGTTCTGGGGCTCAACATCCAGCACACCCTGCAGGAAACCATTGAACAGGGCCGCGACCCTTCAGCGCTTCTGGTCAAGACTGCACATGGCTTCCATGTTCTGCCGGCAAGCTCCGGAGTCCCTGAAATGGCAAGCCTTTCTCCGCAGGAGCAAACCTTTCTCATCGACACCCTCAAGGAACTTGCCGCCTCCTTTGATTATGTGCTGCTGGATGCTGCAGCGGGCATCGGCGAATCGGTTTTATGGTTTAATCAATGGGCCCAGGGCAATATCATCATCCTCTCACCGGACCCGACCTCGATGACCGATGCCTATGCCCTGATGAAAATTCTCGCCTCCCGGCACAACAAAAACCGCTTCCTACTGGTGATTAACAGTGTGAAATCACAAAAAGAAGGCAATGAGGTTTTTTCCGGCATGAGCCGGGTGCTGAACAATTTCCTTAAAATAAACCCGGTGCTGCTCGGCAGCATCCCTCTCGACTCCCACGCGGTGAAGGCGATTCGAGCAAGAAACCCGCTGCTGATTTCAGCGCCGGAAAGCCGTGCGGCAAAATCAATTACCGCCATTGCCGACAGAATACTCGCGGTATAA
- a CDS encoding 3'-5' exoribonuclease YhaM family protein: protein MPPEKGLFVKEIKDNQAVEGLFMVKEMSRAETKTGSLYLMLTVSDRTGEIAGRIWDKADYWESRCQPGSIVFLSGQGQVFRNSLQLKINSIEAFDTTDIDLSLFLPSTANDPEVMCRELIFLAESVTDIHLRKLLLAFLNSGDFIEQFKKAPAAKMMHHAYYGGLLEHTLAVARLADSLAGHYAILDRSLLIAGAIFHDIGKIKEYSYANYPFQYTDSGRLVGHMVLGIEMLNERIRTIADFPEALATQLSHLILSHHGQHQFGSPTVPMTMEAFMLHFIDDLDAKMNTMEKLGEQFTEPGRQWTDYQRHLERFLFLSGSEQKADDLLQTVEKPTETSKETAAEIEVRQRSLFGS, encoded by the coding sequence ATGCCTCCTGAAAAAGGACTATTCGTAAAGGAAATCAAAGACAATCAGGCCGTTGAAGGCCTTTTCATGGTCAAAGAGATGAGCCGGGCGGAAACCAAAACCGGCAGCCTCTATCTCATGCTTACGGTTTCGGACCGTACCGGGGAAATTGCCGGGCGGATCTGGGACAAAGCCGATTACTGGGAATCCCGATGTCAACCCGGATCAATCGTCTTTCTTTCCGGCCAGGGCCAGGTTTTCAGAAATTCGCTGCAATTGAAAATCAACAGCATTGAGGCTTTTGATACCACGGACATTGATCTGTCTCTGTTTCTCCCTTCAACGGCAAACGACCCGGAGGTAATGTGCCGGGAGTTGATCTTTCTTGCCGAAAGCGTCACCGATATTCATCTTCGCAAGCTGTTGCTCGCCTTTCTTAATTCCGGGGATTTCATCGAACAATTCAAAAAAGCCCCGGCAGCCAAAATGATGCACCACGCCTATTACGGCGGTCTGCTGGAACACACCCTTGCCGTTGCACGACTTGCGGACAGTCTTGCCGGCCATTACGCCATTCTCGACAGATCGTTATTGATCGCCGGGGCAATTTTCCATGATATCGGCAAGATCAAAGAATATTCCTATGCAAATTATCCCTTTCAATATACGGATTCCGGGCGACTGGTCGGCCATATGGTCCTTGGCATTGAAATGCTCAATGAACGGATACGCACAATTGCTGATTTCCCGGAGGCGCTTGCCACCCAGCTGAGCCATCTGATTTTGAGTCATCACGGCCAGCACCAATTCGGCTCACCCACAGTGCCGATGACCATGGAGGCCTTCATGCTTCATTTCATTGATGATCTGGACGCCAAAATGAATACCATGGAAAAACTTGGCGAGCAGTTCACCGAGCCCGGCCGGCAATGGACCGATTACCAGCGCCACCTGGAGCGCTTTCTCTTTCTGAGCGGATCCGAGCAAAAAGCGGACGATCTGTTGCAAACTGTTGAAAAACCCACCGAGACCAGCAAAGAAACTGCGGCTGAAATTGAAGTTCGCCAACGATCTCTTTTCGGGTCTTGA
- a CDS encoding GGDEF domain-containing protein, protein MTIPDGKNDTAAGILVVKNDCDPRDLVRKISELTSRLADSTRIPPEQILPAPSHSLMHSLAIELDRIQQTRLPCSLLVIDLKNPDDQSAETIEKHLQETDIITSSSESAWTVIMPGTSLGRSVKRAEAIQQEFLALSPPVTIWIGMAIAYADDHMLPEEILAAAEKELVAAKRKKQSAICHVSGIRKEHSCQVTVEERAHLFELINGIGGS, encoded by the coding sequence ATGACAATTCCCGATGGGAAAAACGACACGGCGGCAGGAATTCTCGTGGTCAAGAACGATTGCGACCCCAGGGATCTTGTCAGAAAAATATCAGAACTCACCAGTCGCCTGGCGGACTCAACCAGGATTCCCCCTGAACAGATCCTGCCAGCCCCCAGCCATTCTCTCATGCATTCCCTGGCAATCGAGCTTGACCGGATTCAGCAGACGCGGCTCCCGTGTTCGTTGCTTGTTATTGATCTCAAGAATCCAGACGACCAATCCGCCGAAACCATTGAAAAACATCTTCAGGAAACCGATATCATCACCTCCTCTTCGGAATCCGCCTGGACGGTTATCATGCCCGGTACCAGCCTGGGCAGAAGTGTAAAAAGGGCCGAGGCAATTCAACAGGAATTCCTGGCGCTTTCCCCGCCCGTAACAATCTGGATCGGTATGGCCATCGCGTATGCTGATGACCATATGCTGCCCGAAGAAATCCTTGCCGCAGCAGAAAAAGAGCTTGTTGCTGCGAAACGCAAAAAACAATCAGCAATCTGCCATGTATCGGGAATCCGCAAAGAGCATTCCTGCCAGGTTACGGTTGAAGAAAGGGCGCACCTTTTTGAACTTATCAACGGTATCGGAGGATCATGA
- the metG gene encoding methionine--tRNA ligase, producing the protein MSLYITTPIFYVNAQPHLGHAYTTVIADAVSRFRRLLGEDVRFQTGTDEHGDKVEKAASAAGVSPKEYSDRISAMFKQAWPPLQIKPDNFIRTTDEIHIKTVQDILQKVYDQGDIYFSEYSGLYCQGCERFLTEKELVDGNCPDHLTAPEAITEQNYFFKMGKYQDWLVNHIKSNPEFITPERYRNEVLSFLSDPLEDLCISRPTSRLTWGIPLPFDDRFVTYVWFDALINYLTGIGYPDGADFEKMWKVSEHIIAKDILKPHAIYWPTILRSLGLAPYKRLHVHGYWNINDTKMSKSIGNVVRPADLVEEFGADAVRYFLLREMSFGLDSSFSVDAVLARLNSDLANDLGNLFSRSLSMVKKFADNLVPAPGEPSATDKEIADAAIQMLADYQKHMADFAFHKALMCVWEIISRANKFIVTNAPWELAKDPQNKQQLDTVLYTLLETLRLITLVIRPVMPQTAEKMARTLSLESEQNLKDHCGWGLLKPGTVLQDVEALFPRIDTKEKTKKTQQAKTPENQKDAPADIPMDNLISFEDFKKIDLRIGEIIAAEKVKKSDRLLKLTIKAPEERTVVAGIAEHYQPEELIGRQIILVANLKPAKLMGVESHGMVLAAKDGDRLVLASVSDPVTTGTRLS; encoded by the coding sequence ATGAGCCTTTATATAACAACACCGATTTTTTATGTGAATGCCCAGCCCCATCTCGGCCACGCCTATACCACGGTAATTGCCGACGCAGTCAGCAGGTTCAGACGCCTTCTCGGCGAGGATGTCCGTTTTCAGACCGGCACCGACGAACACGGCGACAAGGTTGAAAAAGCCGCTTCCGCCGCCGGGGTTTCGCCCAAGGAATATTCGGACCGGATAAGCGCGATGTTCAAGCAAGCCTGGCCGCCACTGCAGATCAAGCCTGACAATTTCATCCGCACCACCGATGAGATACATATAAAAACAGTCCAGGACATCCTGCAGAAAGTGTATGACCAGGGTGACATTTATTTCAGCGAGTATTCCGGACTCTACTGCCAGGGATGCGAGCGCTTCCTCACCGAAAAGGAACTTGTTGACGGCAATTGCCCCGACCACCTGACTGCGCCCGAGGCGATCACCGAACAGAACTATTTCTTTAAAATGGGTAAATACCAGGACTGGCTGGTCAACCATATCAAGAGCAATCCTGAATTCATCACCCCTGAACGCTACCGCAACGAGGTGCTTTCCTTTTTAAGCGACCCCCTTGAAGATCTCTGCATTTCACGGCCCACCAGCCGCCTTACCTGGGGGATTCCTTTGCCGTTCGACGACCGCTTCGTCACCTATGTCTGGTTTGATGCGCTGATAAATTACCTCACCGGCATCGGCTACCCGGATGGTGCGGATTTTGAAAAAATGTGGAAGGTGTCCGAACATATCATTGCCAAAGACATCCTGAAACCCCATGCGATTTACTGGCCGACGATACTCAGGTCTCTTGGGCTTGCGCCATACAAACGGCTCCATGTACACGGTTACTGGAATATCAATGACACCAAAATGTCAAAAAGCATCGGTAATGTTGTGCGACCCGCCGACCTGGTTGAAGAATTCGGCGCGGATGCGGTGCGCTATTTTCTCCTGCGGGAGATGTCTTTCGGGCTTGATTCGTCCTTTTCCGTGGATGCAGTTCTGGCAAGACTGAACTCTGATCTTGCCAACGATCTTGGAAATCTCTTCAGCCGAAGCTTAAGCATGGTGAAGAAATTTGCGGATAATCTGGTGCCGGCTCCGGGAGAGCCATCAGCGACGGACAAAGAAATTGCTGATGCGGCGATACAGATGCTTGCGGATTATCAAAAACATATGGCCGATTTTGCTTTTCATAAGGCGCTGATGTGCGTCTGGGAGATAATTTCCCGCGCCAACAAATTTATTGTTACCAATGCTCCATGGGAGCTGGCAAAAGATCCGCAGAATAAGCAACAACTGGATACGGTCCTCTATACCCTTCTTGAAACCCTGCGTCTCATTACCCTGGTGATCCGGCCGGTGATGCCGCAGACCGCTGAAAAAATGGCCAGAACCCTTTCCCTGGAATCCGAACAGAACCTCAAAGATCATTGCGGCTGGGGTCTTTTGAAACCGGGCACGGTACTTCAGGATGTCGAGGCCCTTTTCCCGCGGATCGATACCAAAGAAAAAACTAAAAAAACACAGCAGGCCAAAACCCCAGAAAATCAAAAGGATGCTCCGGCAGACATTCCTATGGACAATCTCATCTCCTTTGAAGACTTTAAAAAAATCGATCTGCGAATCGGTGAAATAATCGCTGCTGAAAAAGTAAAAAAATCTGACCGACTGCTGAAACTCACGATAAAGGCCCCGGAGGAAAGAACCGTGGTGGCAGGTATTGCCGAGCATTATCAACCCGAAGAACTCATCGGCCGCCAGATTATCCTGGTTGCCAATCTCAAACCGGCCAAGCTCATGGGTGTGGAGTCACACGGCATGGTGCTTGCCGCAAAGGATGGAGATCGTCTGGTGTTGGCCTCGGTCTCGGATCCAGTAACCACCGGAACCCGTCTTTCCTGA
- a CDS encoding sucrose synthase, with protein sequence MLNNLKEYIQNNRDAVYVLVRRYLAFDRPHLLRSDLMDVMTRHAQETNNNTLLQSPFAQMIRTAQEATAESPWIYFAVRPRVAQWVYLRLHVELMEIEEISTTKFLQHKESFVTGRDTNDDWTLEIDFDPFERGFPKLREKRSIGSGVEYLNRHLSSRLFDDLGKGDKHLLEFLQVHSHKGMQLMLNKRINDVQELREALGMAEDFLQTKSPEATWNDVADDLQTLGFEPGWGRTIEQMLAKITLLSDILEAPEPSNLEKFLGSIPMIFSMVILSPHGFFGQENVLGLPDTGGQVVYILDQVRALEKEMRLRLYDQGLAIEPQLLVVTRLIPESNGTSCDQKVEKIAGTENAKIIRVPFRNPAGEIIPQWISRFHVWPYLEGFTVEAEKEIVAELMGRPDLIIGNYSDGNLVSYLLAQRLKVTQCTIAHALEKTKYLYSALFWKDLEKQYNFSCQFTADLIAMNSANFIITSTYQEIAGSEEVVGQYESYSAFSMPGLQRVVNGIDVFDPKFNIVSPGADAEIYFPYSESPRRLTGLHPEIQAMVFGRENRTNSRGILNDPEKPIIFSMARLDRIKNLTGLVKWYAENPELREQANLLIVAGNIDASLSDDEEEAQQIRSFHELMDTYSLDGQVRWLGTRLDKTLAGELYRFVADCHGIFVQPALFEAFGLTVIEAMISGLPTFATCHGGPLEIIEDGRSGFHVDPNHGGRAAEIISTFFKRCRSNSGYWDEISGAGIKRVESHYTWKLYASKLLTLSCIYGFWHYVTDLDRQETKRYLEMYYNLQFRKLAEGIR encoded by the coding sequence ATGTTAAACAATCTTAAAGAGTACATTCAGAACAACCGCGATGCTGTCTATGTCCTTGTCCGTCGCTATCTTGCCTTTGACCGACCCCATCTTTTACGCTCGGATCTTATGGATGTGATGACCCGCCATGCCCAGGAAACCAATAATAATACCCTGCTGCAATCACCATTTGCCCAGATGATCCGCACTGCCCAGGAAGCAACCGCAGAATCTCCGTGGATCTATTTTGCGGTTCGCCCGCGGGTGGCACAATGGGTGTATCTGCGGCTGCATGTCGAGCTAATGGAAATCGAAGAGATCTCAACCACCAAATTTTTGCAGCACAAGGAAAGCTTTGTCACCGGCCGGGATACTAATGACGACTGGACCCTGGAAATCGATTTCGATCCCTTTGAACGAGGCTTTCCCAAGCTCAGGGAAAAGCGTTCCATCGGCTCCGGCGTCGAATATCTCAACCGCCATCTCTCAAGTCGCCTGTTCGACGATCTGGGCAAAGGGGATAAACATCTTCTGGAGTTTCTTCAGGTTCATTCCCATAAAGGGATGCAATTGATGCTGAACAAGCGCATCAACGATGTGCAGGAATTACGCGAGGCATTGGGCATGGCGGAAGATTTTCTGCAGACGAAAAGCCCGGAAGCGACCTGGAATGATGTTGCCGATGACCTTCAGACTTTGGGTTTTGAGCCGGGCTGGGGTCGGACCATTGAACAGATGCTTGCCAAGATAACCCTGCTGTCGGATATCCTTGAGGCCCCGGAACCCAGTAATCTTGAAAAATTCCTGGGGAGCATTCCGATGATTTTCAGCATGGTGATCCTTTCCCCGCACGGTTTTTTTGGCCAGGAAAATGTCCTTGGTTTGCCGGATACCGGAGGCCAGGTTGTTTATATCCTTGACCAGGTCAGGGCCCTTGAAAAAGAAATGCGCCTGCGCCTGTATGATCAGGGCCTGGCCATTGAGCCGCAATTGCTGGTTGTCACCCGGCTTATCCCGGAGTCCAATGGGACGTCCTGCGACCAGAAGGTGGAAAAGATTGCCGGAACCGAAAACGCCAAAATTATCCGGGTTCCCTTCCGTAATCCTGCAGGAGAAATTATCCCCCAGTGGATCTCACGCTTTCATGTCTGGCCCTACCTAGAGGGCTTTACCGTTGAGGCCGAAAAAGAAATAGTTGCCGAGCTCATGGGCAGGCCGGACCTGATTATCGGCAACTATTCCGACGGCAATCTTGTCTCATATCTTCTTGCACAGCGCCTTAAAGTCACGCAGTGCACCATTGCCCATGCCCTTGAAAAAACCAAATATCTCTATTCGGCGCTGTTCTGGAAGGATCTTGAAAAGCAGTACAATTTTTCCTGCCAGTTTACTGCGGATCTCATTGCCATGAATTCAGCCAATTTCATCATTACCAGCACCTATCAGGAGATTGCCGGCAGCGAAGAGGTGGTGGGGCAATACGAAAGTTACAGCGCCTTCAGCATGCCGGGTCTGCAAAGGGTGGTAAACGGCATTGATGTCTTTGATCCAAAATTCAATATCGTCTCTCCCGGTGCCGATGCCGAGATCTACTTCCCCTACAGTGAAAGCCCACGAAGACTTACCGGGCTTCACCCTGAAATTCAAGCAATGGTCTTTGGCCGGGAGAACCGGACAAATTCCCGGGGCATATTAAACGACCCGGAAAAACCTATTATTTTTTCCATGGCCCGCCTGGACAGGATAAAAAACCTCACCGGCCTGGTAAAATGGTACGCTGAAAACCCGGAGCTTCGGGAGCAGGCCAATCTTTTGATTGTTGCAGGCAATATTGATGCTTCGCTTTCCGATGATGAGGAAGAAGCCCAGCAGATCCGCTCCTTCCATGAATTGATGGATACATATTCCCTGGATGGTCAGGTGCGCTGGCTGGGCACCCGGCTGGATAAAACCCTTGCCGGTGAGCTGTACCGTTTTGTTGCCGATTGCCACGGGATTTTTGTCCAGCCCGCCCTTTTCGAGGCCTTCGGGCTCACTGTAATCGAAGCGATGATCTCCGGCTTGCCGACCTTTGCAACGTGCCATGGCGGGCCTCTGGAAATTATTGAAGACGGCAGATCCGGTTTTCATGTAGACCCCAACCATGGTGGACGGGCTGCAGAAATCATCTCCACCTTTTTTAAGCGATGCCGGAGCAACTCCGGCTACTGGGATGAAATTTCGGGGGCCGGGATTAAACGTGTCGAAAGTCATTATACCTGGAAGCTTTATGCCAGCAAGCTTCTCACCCTTTCATGTATTTACGGTTTCTGGCATTATGTCACCGATCTTGACCGCCAGGAAACAAAACGGTATCTCGAGATGTATTACAACCTGCAGTTCAGAAAACTGGCCGAAGGAATCCGCTAG
- a CDS encoding PEP-CTERM sorting domain-containing protein, giving the protein MKKNYLAGLVLGLFLFCANGTAQATNMIISGVFDGPLEGGTPKAIEFYVLNDIADLSIYGFGSANNGGGTDGEEFTFSGSATAGDFLYVASEEPFFNTFFGFTPSFISGATNINGDDAIELFENGSVVDVFGDINVDGTGQPWEYLDGWAYRNNNTGGSNSTTFDISEWFFSGPNALDNESTNSSSSTPFPLGTYSMTSAESEPAPTTSSVPEPATLVLFGSGLLGLACLRRPTLHSK; this is encoded by the coding sequence ATGAAGAAAAATTATCTGGCGGGATTGGTTCTGGGGTTGTTTTTGTTTTGTGCAAACGGCACGGCACAGGCAACAAATATGATTATCAGCGGGGTGTTTGATGGCCCGCTCGAGGGGGGAACACCCAAGGCAATTGAATTTTATGTGCTCAATGATATCGCAGACTTGAGTATTTATGGGTTTGGCTCGGCAAATAATGGCGGCGGCACGGATGGAGAGGAATTTACTTTTTCTGGCTCAGCAACTGCCGGTGATTTTTTATATGTTGCTTCTGAGGAGCCATTTTTTAATACTTTTTTCGGATTTACTCCAAGTTTTATAAGCGGAGCCACTAATATCAATGGCGATGATGCAATTGAGCTTTTCGAGAACGGCTCTGTTGTCGATGTGTTCGGTGATATCAATGTTGATGGCACGGGACAGCCATGGGAGTATCTGGATGGATGGGCCTATAGAAATAATAATACCGGCGGAAGCAACTCAACTACCTTTGACATATCGGAGTGGTTTTTTAGCGGCCCCAATGCCTTGGATAATGAATCAACCAACTCTAGCTCTTCCACCCCCTTTCCCCTAGGAACTTATTCGATGACAAGCGCGGAGTCTGAACCGGCACCAACGACAAGCTCGGTGCCTGAGCCCGCAACATTGGTTTTGTTCGGGTCAGGGCTTCTTGGACTCGCCTGCCTGAGAAGGCCAACACTGCACAGCAAATAA
- a CDS encoding YggT family protein — protein MFVITNFINAVATLIDIVLGAYMWIIIGRAIISWVNADPHNPIVHFLYEATEPVLKRIRKVVPLIGGGIDFTPMILILVIYFLREFLVPTLHQIAG, from the coding sequence ATGTTTGTGATCACTAATTTCATTAATGCCGTTGCCACCCTGATTGATATAGTTCTTGGGGCATATATGTGGATAATTATCGGCCGCGCCATTATATCCTGGGTAAACGCCGACCCACACAATCCCATTGTTCATTTTTTATATGAAGCAACGGAACCCGTGCTTAAAAGAATCAGAAAAGTTGTCCCCCTTATCGGCGGCGGCATAGACTTTACCCCGATGATCCTCATTTTGGTAATTTATTTTCTTCGGGAGTTTCTCGTTCCAACTCTTCATCAGATCGCTGGATAG
- a CDS encoding DivIVA domain-containing protein, giving the protein MSLTPQDVQSKQFNVRFRGFDIEEVDAFLEKVAEEFLILMTENQQLKTKLSEVQQTIKKYKDQEKTFHNAIISTQRIADELMAKTRLDVDELRQSSRQEVESLLENARAEANELKNQADADIADLKSELNRLEKMKMSIQNEIRSLLNAYLARLDEEVGNNFSSVAAAAVVPPAPAPEADAAEPDFSTSGEEPQESAAENEIIESSFEKEPFAAIVESPEEELTFESAEAEESAGPAGDDSEEELLFDLSDPLDDSQMGTPLELEDDSADNLDELYEKIDLLTETPDFGSPEEAVNLGDRGFSAAGLDISINDDDLTGGDALPDLDGDMLISLNDPLDELEFSVTINEEEPSKE; this is encoded by the coding sequence ATGTCTCTGACCCCACAAGATGTACAGTCCAAACAATTTAATGTCCGTTTCCGTGGCTTTGATATTGAAGAAGTAGACGCTTTTCTTGAGAAAGTTGCAGAGGAATTTCTGATTTTAATGACTGAAAATCAGCAACTTAAAACCAAGCTTTCCGAGGTCCAGCAAACCATTAAAAAATATAAGGACCAGGAAAAGACCTTCCATAATGCAATCATTTCCACCCAGCGCATCGCCGACGAGCTTATGGCAAAAACCCGCCTGGATGTTGATGAACTCAGACAATCCTCCCGCCAGGAAGTAGAATCACTCCTTGAAAACGCCCGGGCTGAAGCAAACGAGCTGAAAAACCAGGCGGATGCCGACATCGCAGACCTCAAGTCTGAACTCAATCGGCTTGAAAAAATGAAGATGAGCATCCAGAATGAGATACGTAGCCTGCTGAATGCTTATCTCGCCCGCCTCGATGAAGAGGTAGGAAATAACTTCTCGTCCGTCGCTGCAGCAGCAGTTGTACCACCCGCTCCCGCGCCCGAGGCTGATGCCGCCGAACCAGACTTTTCAACCTCGGGCGAAGAACCTCAGGAATCCGCCGCAGAAAATGAAATTATTGAGTCTTCATTTGAGAAAGAGCCCTTTGCGGCCATAGTTGAATCGCCGGAAGAAGAATTGACGTTTGAATCCGCTGAAGCTGAAGAGTCGGCGGGGCCTGCCGGTGACGATTCCGAAGAAGAGTTGCTCTTTGACCTCTCAGATCCGCTGGATGACTCACAAATGGGAACACCCCTTGAACTGGAAGACGATTCAGCAGACAATCTTGACGAGCTTTATGAAAAAATCGATCTGCTCACCGAGACCCCTGATTTCGGTTCCCCTGAAGAGGCCGTGAACCTTGGAGACAGAGGGTTTTCCGCTGCAGGGCTTGATATCTCGATCAACGATGACGACCTCACCGGCGGTGATGCACTTCCGGACCTTGACGGGGACATGTTGATATCATTAAACGACCCGCTGGATGAGCTTGAGTTCAGCGTTACGATAAACGAAGAAGAACCGTCCAAAGAATAA